One Bemisia tabaci chromosome 7, PGI_BMITA_v3 DNA window includes the following coding sequences:
- the stck gene encoding LIM and senescent cell antigen-like-containing domain protein 1 isoform X2 has product MPGITVDMSQKTCSHCKDGFSNEKIVNTNGELWHTQCFVCAQCFRPFPEGIYYEFEGRKYCEHDFQVLFAPYCGKCGEFVIGRVIKAMNANWHPKCFCCEMCNKQLADYGFIRNQGRALCHDCNAQVKAVGLGKHVCHKCHGVIDEKPLRFRGEVYHAYHFNCTACGTELKSDAREVKSRPGLLANDVNELYCLRCHDKMGIPICGACRRPIEERVVTALGKHWHVEHFVCAKCEKPFLGHRHYEKKGLAYCETHYHQLFGNLCFVCNQVIQVDVFTALNKAWCVHHFACSICDQKLNQKTKFYECDEKPVCKKCNDKFPAEFKRRLRKAHQYTPQRAPV; this is encoded by the exons ATGCCTGG CATAACGGTTGATATGAGCCAAAAAACCTGTTCTCATTGCAAGGATGGGTTCTCCAATGAGAAAATTGTCAACACTAATGGTGAACTGTGGCATACGCAGTGTTTTGT GTGCGCCCAATGTTTCCGACCGTTCCCTGAAGGCATCTACTACGAGTTCGAAGGTCGGAAGTACTGTGAACATGATTTCCAAGTTCTGTTCGCACCTTACTGTGGAAAATGCg GCGAATTTGTTATTGGTCGTGTGATTAAAGCAATGAACGCAAACTGGCATCCTAAATGCTTCTGCTGTGAGATGTGCAACAAACAACTTGCTGATTACGGCTTTATTCGGAATCAGGGTCGTGCTTTGTGTCATGATTGCAATGCGCAAGTAAAAGCTGTTGGTCTTGGCAAGCATGTCTGCCACAAGTGCCA tgGAGTTATTGATGAAAAACCGCTCCGTTTCCGGGGAGAAGTCTACCATGCTTACCATTTCAACTGCACTGCCTGTGGAACTGAGTTGAAATCAGACGCAAGAGAAGTCAAGAGTCGTCCAGGACTTTTGGCGAATGATGTT AATGAGCTCTACTGCTTGCGTTGCCATGACAAAATGGGAATACCAATTTGCGGTGCTTGCCGTCGTCCCATTGAGGAACGGGTCGTAACTGCCCTTGGCAAACATTGGCATGTAGAG CACTTTGTCTGTGCCAAGTGTGAGAAACCTTTCTTGGGGCATCGTCACTACGAAAAGAAGGGTCTTGCCTATTGTGAAACTCACTACCATCAGCTGTTTGGTAACTTATGTTTTGTCTGCAATCAAGTCATTCAAGTCGATG TCTTCACTGCCTTGAACAAAGCTTGGTGCGTTCACCACTTCGCCTGTTCAATCTGTGACCAGAAACTGAACCAGAAAACCAAATTCTACGAGTGCGATGAGAAGCCTGTTTGTAAGAAGTGTAACGACAAGTTCCCTGCGGAATTCAAGCGGCGTCTGCGCAAAGCCCACCAATACACACCACAGAGAGCCCCTGTCTAA
- the stck gene encoding LIM and senescent cell antigen-like-containing domain protein 1 isoform X1, with product MNERKPDDSPLPPSELLSLDHSQLYMRRKLTSSDSNLSVYNFDLLSDENPHIPEDNAPLQGSFSSIVDTYNNLEYTPNSITVDMSQKTCSHCKDGFSNEKIVNTNGELWHTQCFVCAQCFRPFPEGIYYEFEGRKYCEHDFQVLFAPYCGKCGEFVIGRVIKAMNANWHPKCFCCEMCNKQLADYGFIRNQGRALCHDCNAQVKAVGLGKHVCHKCHGVIDEKPLRFRGEVYHAYHFNCTACGTELKSDAREVKSRPGLLANDVNELYCLRCHDKMGIPICGACRRPIEERVVTALGKHWHVEHFVCAKCEKPFLGHRHYEKKGLAYCETHYHQLFGNLCFVCNQVIQVDVFTALNKAWCVHHFACSICDQKLNQKTKFYECDEKPVCKKCNDKFPAEFKRRLRKAHQYTPQRAPV from the exons atgaatgaacgcAAACCAGATGATAGTCCATTACCGCCATCAGAACTATTATCCTTGGACCATAGTCAGCTTTACATGAGACGCAAACTGACAAGCTCAGATTCAAATTTAAGTGTTTATAATTTTGATCTCCTTTCCGATGAAAATCCTCATATTCCGGAAGATAATGCTCCTTTGCAGGGTTCATTTTCGTCTATTGTTGACACCTACAATAATTTGGAGTACACTCCTAACAG CATAACGGTTGATATGAGCCAAAAAACCTGTTCTCATTGCAAGGATGGGTTCTCCAATGAGAAAATTGTCAACACTAATGGTGAACTGTGGCATACGCAGTGTTTTGT GTGCGCCCAATGTTTCCGACCGTTCCCTGAAGGCATCTACTACGAGTTCGAAGGTCGGAAGTACTGTGAACATGATTTCCAAGTTCTGTTCGCACCTTACTGTGGAAAATGCg GCGAATTTGTTATTGGTCGTGTGATTAAAGCAATGAACGCAAACTGGCATCCTAAATGCTTCTGCTGTGAGATGTGCAACAAACAACTTGCTGATTACGGCTTTATTCGGAATCAGGGTCGTGCTTTGTGTCATGATTGCAATGCGCAAGTAAAAGCTGTTGGTCTTGGCAAGCATGTCTGCCACAAGTGCCA tgGAGTTATTGATGAAAAACCGCTCCGTTTCCGGGGAGAAGTCTACCATGCTTACCATTTCAACTGCACTGCCTGTGGAACTGAGTTGAAATCAGACGCAAGAGAAGTCAAGAGTCGTCCAGGACTTTTGGCGAATGATGTT AATGAGCTCTACTGCTTGCGTTGCCATGACAAAATGGGAATACCAATTTGCGGTGCTTGCCGTCGTCCCATTGAGGAACGGGTCGTAACTGCCCTTGGCAAACATTGGCATGTAGAG CACTTTGTCTGTGCCAAGTGTGAGAAACCTTTCTTGGGGCATCGTCACTACGAAAAGAAGGGTCTTGCCTATTGTGAAACTCACTACCATCAGCTGTTTGGTAACTTATGTTTTGTCTGCAATCAAGTCATTCAAGTCGATG TCTTCACTGCCTTGAACAAAGCTTGGTGCGTTCACCACTTCGCCTGTTCAATCTGTGACCAGAAACTGAACCAGAAAACCAAATTCTACGAGTGCGATGAGAAGCCTGTTTGTAAGAAGTGTAACGACAAGTTCCCTGCGGAATTCAAGCGGCGTCTGCGCAAAGCCCACCAATACACACCACAGAGAGCCCCTGTCTAA
- the LOC109032235 gene encoding uncharacterized protein, with protein MSRKYSEVYQVKSPTRTEGDGMENTGTTSTTDAIEKVEGEQKHLRDQYIYHPVDLNQHSFKNNANFPSNIVNLTPQAITRSISKVGKGKTSLNIGKEPKFVPYEPYKAAVKPIIPFEKDKHRRKNLIRVHASRKSNEETEKLNDEFNKMKVNKVEEKAAVSVENKTECEDWTEEKKQMEQEMKRLKEENTTLENQVTFQTQVNGELKKLLVAAVGEDIETRVHLLTEDKLQLARALLSSAQSLSTHQEQIEWLAGQCEVWRSKFLASSLMVEELAKWKASLNQKVATYEEIIRQLRCERNCVRESLLQTFKNLHVLQTNYDLAALVNSPNSRGDCVPKTSNILDLASSNYRISENLKVQLLGADASKYEAANLSTLNSETSAEQLSNQALSMPLELLKRTDDACSAVIGAAVALNATIHNPNCHHCTGKVQVL; from the exons ATGA GTCGTAAATATTCCGAGGTCTATCAAGTAAAATCTCCAACCAGGACTGAGGGTGATGGAATGGAAAATACTGGAACCACGAGTACCACGGATGCTATTGAGAAAGTTGAGGGAGAGCAAAAACATTTACGTGACCAGTACATATACCATCCAGTAGATTTAAATCAACATAGCTTTAAAAACAATGCCAATTTTCCAAGTAATATTGTGAATCTAACTCCACAAGCCATCACTAGAAGTATCTCTAAAGttggaaaaggaaaaacaagcCTGAATATTGGGAAGGAGCCAAAGTTTGTTCCTTATGAGCCTTACAAAGCTGCTGTCAAGCCAATCATACCATTTGAAAAGGATAAGCATAGGAGGAAAAATTTAATCAGAGTTCATGCCTCCAGGAAATCAAATgaagaaacagaaaaattgaacgatgagttcaataaaatgaaagtcAACAAAGTTGAGGAAAAGGCAGCTGTCAGTGTGGAAAACAAAACTGAATGTGAGGACTGGACGGAGGAAAAGAAG CAAATGGAACAGGAAATGAAGAGACTGAAGGAAGAAAATACCACTCTTGAAAACCAAGTAACTTTTCAGACTCAGGTCAACGGTGAGTTGAAAAAACTCTTAGTCGCTGCTGTTGGAGAGGACATAGAAACTAGAGTGCACCTTCTGACAGAAGATAAACTACAATTAGCACGAGCTCTACTCTCATCTGCACAATCCCTGTCCACTCATCAGGAGCAGATAGAGTGGTTGGCTGGACAGTGTGAAGTTTGGCGCAGCAAATTTTTGGCAAGCAG TTTGATGGTTGAAGAGCTAGCAAAGTGGAAAGCATCTCTCAATCAGAAAGTTGCCACCTATGAAGAGATCATACGTCAGTTACGCTGTGAAAGGAACTGTGTTCGCGAATCATTGCTGCAGACATTCAA AAACCTTCATGTGCTCCAAACAAATTATGATTTAGCAGCTTTGGTGAACTCGCCAAACAGTAGAGGAGATTGTGTGCCTAAAACAAGCAATATACTTGATTTGGCTTCGTCAAACTATAGAATCAGTGAGAATTTGAAGGTTCAACTATTGGGTGCTGATGCAAGTAAATATGAGGCTGCAAATTTGAGCACTTTAAATTCCGAGACCTCTGCTGAGCAATTGTCAAATCAG GCACTGTCAATGCCTCTGGAGCTGTTGAAGCGGACTGATGATGCATGTAGTGCTGTGATCGGGGCAGCAGTAGCATTAAATGCCACCATCCACAATCCCAACTGTCATCACTGCACTGGGAAAGTGCAAGTGCTTTGA